A section of the Quatrionicoccus australiensis genome encodes:
- a CDS encoding DUF302 domain-containing protein, translated as MFYIVESDKSFYEVTFDLEPVIQRLGFSVLQAHDFGEMLRSKDIDFDDECKVFEIFNFRQTEKLLRQDMRLSLALPWRISVYTENGATKIGLIKPTALLATLAPGADWARLAREIEERAIQIVDETR; from the coding sequence GTGTTTTACATCGTTGAAAGCGACAAGTCCTTCTACGAAGTGACCTTCGATCTGGAGCCGGTCATCCAGCGCCTCGGCTTCAGCGTGTTGCAGGCGCATGATTTCGGCGAAATGCTGCGCAGCAAGGACATCGATTTCGACGACGAGTGCAAGGTCTTCGAAATTTTCAATTTCCGTCAGACGGAAAAACTGCTGCGCCAGGACATGCGCCTGAGCCTGGCCTTGCCCTGGCGGATTTCGGTCTATACCGAGAACGGCGCGACCAAGATTGGCCTGATCAAGCCGACTGCCTTGCTCGCCACGCTGGCTCCCGGTGCCGACTGGGCCAGGCTGGCGCGCGAGATCGAGGAACGGGCGATCCAGATCGTCGACGAAACGCGCTGA
- a CDS encoding response regulator, with protein MLEQAIEERRHKPRINAREGTRVLVIDDSKTIVTVLRKFLRSAGYEVYEALDAEAGLLLMHQHKPELVFLDIVLPGMNGFAALRAIRRDPELRETPVIMMSGNEQAMEQFFGTRIGADDFMKKPFSRHEAFFRIERLLDDSFIPRRAHPQAQAGAEIPAAAVATTAAI; from the coding sequence TTGCTCGAACAAGCCATCGAGGAGCGCCGCCACAAGCCGCGCATCAATGCCCGCGAAGGCACCCGGGTGCTGGTCATCGACGACTCGAAAACCATCGTCACGGTGCTGCGCAAATTCCTGCGTTCGGCCGGCTACGAAGTCTACGAGGCGCTCGACGCCGAAGCCGGCCTGCTGCTGATGCACCAACACAAACCCGAACTGGTCTTTCTCGACATCGTGTTGCCCGGCATGAACGGCTTTGCCGCGCTGCGCGCCATCCGCCGCGATCCTGAATTGCGCGAAACGCCGGTAATCATGATGAGCGGCAACGAACAGGCGATGGAACAGTTTTTCGGCACCCGCATCGGCGCCGATGACTTCATGAAAAAGCCCTTTTCGCGGCATGAAGCGTTCTTTCGCATTGAACGCCTGCTCGACGACAGTTTCATTCCCCGCCGCGCCCACCCGCAGGCTCAAGCCGGCGCAGAGATACCGGCCGCTGCCGTCGCAACGACAGCAGCCATCTGA
- a CDS encoding CorA family divalent cation transporter, protein MPLTATRQDDDLVRLFHASLVWPLQLEPLATDGSDGRHWEIFEASQGSHPWRLIDDEFTDDPSQFEERHYREFVSFLPYVQRFLYGEGRSRHAAPDDPPGNSPMHVFRRKDITGLRLTLRKGQVPVELHIVHLDLYFFHDLDLVQLNLEVRANDLPLATARDILFRFGRAYPSGWEEGGEGLHNVYLAEWLNVSGEVVARSDAERREKYLGYVSQHRSPCVSEHWASLLRPLVLAHSDEPGDLRYRLVEYQRMPIMAFLAVDRPRSLRREDWVRLGLATMLHPDETLPVNEPMVIDFEKRFCQDRFWTDSEAGPNTRFMSTGNAFTVVGDAASPFFVDGERGVLAQFRHQYFLVFLIAHLHRASLLVFSEVLVDAVNDLDIRNDISVRRFKRRIRANFETFLRFTHRYWFHELSERPHVQAIFRLCSDHLRNDAMYHDVRDEIREMSHYLDSDSQRRQSNTVVRLTVITILGLIATVTTGYFGMNIIAFGEGSILERAMHGLIATTVFIALVLFAVAKSKRLSDFLEAMSDERLTFAGKFRALWGVIGNKER, encoded by the coding sequence GTGCCATTGACCGCCACTCGCCAGGACGACGACCTGGTCCGGCTTTTTCACGCCAGCCTGGTCTGGCCGCTGCAGCTCGAACCGCTCGCCACCGACGGCAGCGATGGCCGCCACTGGGAAATCTTCGAGGCCAGCCAGGGCAGCCACCCATGGCGCCTGATCGACGATGAGTTCACCGACGACCCGAGCCAGTTCGAAGAGCGGCATTACCGCGAATTCGTCTCCTTCCTGCCCTACGTGCAGCGCTTCCTCTATGGCGAAGGCCGCTCGCGCCACGCCGCACCGGACGACCCGCCCGGCAACTCGCCGATGCACGTCTTCCGGCGCAAGGACATCACCGGCCTGCGCCTGACCCTGCGCAAGGGCCAGGTGCCGGTCGAGCTGCACATCGTGCATCTCGACCTCTATTTTTTCCACGACCTCGATCTCGTCCAGCTCAATCTCGAGGTACGTGCCAACGACCTGCCGCTCGCCACCGCGCGCGACATCCTCTTCCGCTTCGGGCGCGCCTACCCGTCGGGCTGGGAAGAAGGCGGCGAAGGCCTGCACAACGTCTATCTCGCCGAATGGCTCAATGTCTCAGGCGAAGTCGTCGCCCGCTCCGATGCCGAACGCCGCGAAAAGTATCTCGGCTATGTCAGCCAGCACCGTAGCCCCTGCGTTTCCGAACACTGGGCCAGCCTGCTCCGGCCGCTCGTGCTGGCGCATTCCGACGAACCCGGCGACCTGCGTTACCGCCTGGTCGAATACCAGCGCATGCCGATCATGGCCTTTCTTGCCGTCGACCGGCCGCGCAGCCTGCGCCGCGAAGACTGGGTGCGCCTCGGCCTGGCCACCATGCTGCATCCGGATGAAACGCTACCGGTCAACGAACCGATGGTCATCGATTTCGAAAAGCGCTTCTGCCAGGACCGTTTCTGGACCGACAGCGAAGCCGGCCCGAACACCCGCTTCATGAGCACCGGCAACGCCTTCACCGTGGTCGGCGATGCCGCCTCGCCCTTCTTCGTCGATGGCGAGCGCGGCGTGCTGGCGCAATTCCGCCACCAATATTTCCTCGTCTTCCTGATCGCCCACCTGCACCGCGCCTCGCTGCTCGTCTTTTCCGAAGTTCTGGTCGATGCGGTGAACGACCTCGACATCCGCAACGACATCTCGGTGCGCCGCTTCAAGCGCCGCATCCGCGCCAATTTCGAGACTTTCCTGCGCTTCACGCACCGCTACTGGTTCCATGAGCTGTCCGAGCGGCCGCACGTCCAGGCCATCTTCCGGCTCTGTTCCGATCACCTGCGCAACGATGCGATGTACCACGACGTGCGCGACGAGATTCGCGAGATGAGCCACTACCTCGACAGCGACTCGCAGCGCCGCCAATCGAACACCGTCGTCCGCCTGACCGTGATCACCATCCTCGGCTTGATCGCCACGGTAACCACCGGCTACTTCGGCATGAACATCATCGCCTTCGGCGAAGGCTCCATCCTCGAACGCGCCATGCACGGCCTGATCGCGACCACCGTCTTCATCGCGCTGGTGCTCTTTGCCGTCGCCAAGTCGAAACGCCTGTCCGACTTCCTCGAAGCGATGTCCGACGAAAGACTGACCTTCGCCGGCAAGTTCCGCGCCCTGTGGGGCGTGATCGGCAACAAGGAACGCTGA
- a CDS encoding thiosulfate sulfurtransferase GlpE, whose amino-acid sequence MRRPLHPLTRLDAMTAAQPNPYQCISPAAAAALIRSTPNVTIFDVRDLASYRLGHVEAAAHLAEDRFLAWSKRLDQEQPVLIYCYKGNASKTYAQMFCDFRFRNVFSVDGGYQPLAEALA is encoded by the coding sequence TTGCGTCGACCGCTGCATCCGCTGACTCGCCTTGACGCCATGACCGCTGCCCAACCCAACCCGTACCAATGTATTTCGCCTGCGGCGGCCGCCGCCCTGATCCGTTCGACGCCGAATGTGACGATCTTCGATGTGCGCGACCTGGCCAGTTACCGGCTCGGTCACGTCGAAGCGGCTGCACATCTCGCCGAAGATCGTTTTCTCGCCTGGTCGAAGCGTCTCGACCAGGAGCAACCGGTGCTGATCTATTGCTACAAGGGCAATGCCAGCAAGACCTACGCGCAGATGTTCTGCGATTTCCGCTTTCGCAATGTGTTCAGTGTCGATGGCGGCTACCAGCCGCTGGCCGAGGCGCTGGCGTGA
- a CDS encoding glutathione S-transferase family protein — MKRFYMTPGSCSTGIHILLEECGLVFEAWIVNLLAGDQYKKDYLAINPKGSVPALVLDDGSALTEFSAIAWWLAKTYPKRKLLPESIEGEVRVLGIMNYAVHTLHTQGFARIFTTERFSSSAAEQESVKAQGRQIIDQGFAIINRELAGRDYVVENFGIADAALFYVEFWADRTGIPLPENCLAHYRRMLTRPAVRQVLAEEGYAAVLKQDGQAG, encoded by the coding sequence ATGAAACGTTTCTACATGACGCCCGGCTCGTGCTCGACCGGCATCCACATCCTGCTCGAAGAATGCGGCCTGGTCTTCGAGGCCTGGATCGTCAATCTGCTGGCCGGCGACCAGTACAAGAAGGACTACCTGGCGATCAACCCCAAGGGCAGCGTGCCGGCCCTGGTGCTCGACGATGGCAGCGCGCTGACCGAGTTTTCGGCAATTGCCTGGTGGCTGGCGAAAACCTATCCGAAGCGCAAGCTGCTGCCGGAAAGTATCGAAGGCGAGGTGCGCGTGCTCGGCATCATGAACTACGCGGTGCATACGCTGCACACGCAGGGCTTTGCTCGCATCTTCACCACCGAGCGCTTTTCGTCCAGCGCGGCCGAGCAGGAATCGGTCAAGGCACAGGGCCGTCAGATCATCGACCAGGGCTTTGCCATCATCAACCGCGAACTGGCCGGCCGTGATTACGTCGTCGAAAATTTCGGGATTGCCGATGCGGCGCTGTTCTATGTCGAATTCTGGGCCGACCGGACCGGCATTCCGCTGCCGGAAAACTGTCTCGCCCACTATCGCCGCATGCTGACCCGGCCGGCGGTGCGCCAGGTGCTGGCCGAGGAGGGCTACGCCGCCGTCCTTAAACAGGACGGCCAGGCAGGCTGA